One genomic window of Terriglobales bacterium includes the following:
- a CDS encoding glycosyltransferase: MSTRLELRFFAHSWISDWNHGNAHFLRGLVRQLMRSGHNVRCYEQSGSWSVGNLMQQEGEQSGAALQQFWKTFPELDIRFYRNNETFREFATQELRGSDVVVVHEWNPPEVVNTILSMKERLGFRVLLHDTHHRAYSNPAEMLRFRIHLFDGVLAFGEAIRRIYSEAFGVARTWTFHEAADISNFQPIVGQKDADVIWIGNWGDEERTRELQEFLIGPAAALPDRKFVVHGVRYPQEARAKLAAAGIEFRGYCPNLCAPQVYGRSRITLHVPRRQYANGLSGIPTIRVFEAMACGIPLLCSPWTDTERLFRPGEDYIYATDGKAMQAELGRLLRDDAARQQLAANGLETIRQRHTCAHRASQLMDICEELGR, encoded by the coding sequence GTGAGTACCCGCCTCGAATTGCGTTTTTTTGCGCACTCCTGGATTTCCGACTGGAACCATGGGAACGCTCATTTTCTGCGTGGTCTGGTGCGGCAGTTGATGCGGTCCGGGCACAACGTGCGCTGCTACGAACAGAGCGGCTCCTGGTCGGTTGGAAATCTCATGCAGCAGGAAGGCGAGCAGTCGGGCGCGGCGCTGCAACAGTTTTGGAAGACTTTCCCCGAGCTCGACATCCGCTTCTATCGGAACAATGAAACTTTCCGCGAATTTGCCACCCAAGAGCTACGAGGCTCGGATGTTGTCGTGGTACATGAATGGAATCCACCTGAAGTGGTTAACACGATTTTGTCAATGAAGGAACGTCTTGGATTTCGCGTCCTGCTGCACGACACGCACCACCGCGCCTACAGCAACCCCGCAGAGATGCTTCGCTTTCGCATACACCTCTTCGATGGAGTGCTGGCATTTGGCGAGGCCATACGCCGCATCTACTCCGAAGCATTCGGGGTCGCGCGGACCTGGACCTTTCACGAGGCCGCGGATATCAGCAATTTCCAACCCATCGTCGGCCAAAAAGACGCGGATGTAATCTGGATTGGGAACTGGGGTGACGAAGAGCGTACCCGCGAACTGCAGGAATTCCTGATCGGGCCGGCGGCGGCACTGCCTGACCGTAAGTTTGTGGTCCACGGCGTCCGTTATCCGCAGGAGGCGCGTGCAAAGCTGGCAGCCGCCGGAATTGAATTTCGTGGATACTGCCCCAATCTGTGCGCTCCGCAGGTTTACGGGCGGAGTCGCATCACGTTGCACGTTCCCCGGCGCCAATATGCGAACGGCCTGAGTGGTATCCCGACCATTCGTGTGTTCGAAGCCATGGCGTGCGGTATCCCGTTGCTGTGCTCTCCATGGACCGATACCGAGCGCCTTTTCCGGCCGGGTGAGGACTACATTTACGCTACCGACGGGAAAGCAATGCAGGCTGAGCTTGGCCGCCTGCTTCGTGACGATGCTGCGCGGCAGCAACTAGCCGCGAATGGCTTGGAAACAATTCGCCAGCGCCACACCTGTGCACACCGCGCCAGCCAGCTGATGGATATTTGCGAGGAACTCGGACGATGA
- a CDS encoding glycosyltransferase family 4 protein, whose product MRVLVTADTLGGVWTYTRELVRGLLGRGIQVTLVSFGQIPSEEQSAWMSAFPALDYRPTGFRLEWMHDAERDLEDSADYLTDIIKEVKPDLLHLGQYYYGSLKVEVPRVVVAHSDVLSWWIAVDGAPPPDSAWVRWYRATVSRGLQDATAVVAPSRWMLDSLAKNFPLPRRSMVIYNGRDPKLFASYMDKKPSSLLSVGRLWDSAKNTALLTQRVHPAQVCIVGSEEHPDEVFRGNVGLRARPGLEIKGQQSERELRLLYARSSIYAATSRYEPFGLAPLEAALSGCALIANDIPTFRELWDDAALFFQSNDADALSQAIRQLASDPELCKSYGRKAYQRARERYTATRMVDQYLGLYENLVGAQVAAA is encoded by the coding sequence ATGCGCGTCTTAGTCACCGCCGACACTTTGGGCGGCGTCTGGACTTACACTCGCGAATTGGTCAGGGGCCTGTTGGGTCGTGGCATCCAGGTAACTCTGGTCAGCTTCGGTCAAATACCCAGTGAGGAGCAATCCGCCTGGATGAGCGCTTTTCCGGCGCTCGACTATCGCCCCACCGGCTTCCGCTTGGAATGGATGCACGACGCGGAACGCGACCTCGAGGATTCTGCGGACTACCTGACCGACATAATCAAAGAGGTCAAGCCTGACCTGCTCCACCTGGGCCAGTACTACTATGGAAGTTTGAAAGTGGAAGTCCCGCGAGTGGTCGTCGCGCACAGTGATGTTCTCAGTTGGTGGATCGCGGTTGATGGAGCGCCTCCCCCGGATTCGGCCTGGGTTCGCTGGTATCGAGCTACCGTGAGCCGCGGGTTGCAGGATGCCACCGCGGTTGTAGCGCCATCACGCTGGATGTTGGATTCACTGGCCAAGAATTTCCCGCTGCCACGGCGGTCGATGGTGATTTACAACGGCCGCGATCCAAAGTTATTCGCGTCCTACATGGACAAAAAACCATCCTCCCTTCTGTCGGTCGGTCGCCTGTGGGACAGCGCTAAAAATACCGCATTACTCACCCAACGCGTGCACCCGGCGCAAGTCTGTATTGTCGGCTCGGAAGAGCATCCGGATGAAGTATTCAGAGGCAATGTCGGGCTAAGGGCCAGGCCGGGTCTGGAGATCAAAGGGCAGCAATCCGAAAGAGAGTTGCGATTGCTGTACGCCCGTTCGTCCATTTATGCTGCGACCTCACGTTACGAGCCTTTCGGACTCGCACCGCTGGAAGCTGCGCTTTCGGGCTGTGCTCTTATCGCGAATGACATCCCCACATTTAGAGAGCTTTGGGATGACGCCGCTCTGTTCTTCCAGAGTAATGATGCCGATGCTCTTTCGCAGGCTATTCGCCAACTCGCCTCCGACCCTGAGTTGTGCAAATCGTATGGACGCAAGGCGTATCAGAGAGCGCGCGAGCGCTATACCGCAACTCGCATGGTGGATCAGTATCTCGGTCTGTATGAAAACCTCGTAGGCGCGCAGGTCGCCGCAGCGTGA